From one Plasmodium malariae genome assembly, chromosome: 12 genomic stretch:
- the PmUG01_12038900 gene encoding conserved Plasmodium protein, unknown function translates to MDEVDKLLTYDIIHQYLQKSGSYNLMVGKYHEMLKIREAKKEYTDIKKGYSSFDLDILSLYEEVLDVFQHNNFFIKACNLTFFKLSKNAYQGCIHVIFLENISEMKSVCIVKKNSELKRMIDSARKKNNNIPLSYMEKDKKQIKQNNYVHNCKVEGDKVSNIRVALKDTFDSLIFFIMDKYNIKINNNHSFIVKKEVCNYIITNEEVYKFLKNYNYYQIDLNKLQFDIYDYSFVFYKNVTHFSDFFKYMKDIHSCAYLISLFVKIIAYKNKIQIYNSQLFFCKKNNECICNLYISFVKKNEKVFQKLFFNSKFVSMENIIQSKISLIEQVKKKIMNRKDLTYPDDVVICSFVKFFYTFKLSSPKNYTYRSRSLQPCEKKTLNKLSLHNSRPTGQHTIEFTNDKRRKLNGIGAFSGEGSHNAGSVTNMGSIVNVESANNVGSVISEEHDMIDVGNNEEVHLISATNNVTNTRNEIEEGGCIDANGTIKTRNLNSISVLLTESSLIYKLNEVEDKEHEFNKDGKQLEGGINCSRTRSEGAYNNNRTRNEERNNNGRTRSEEGYNNDRTRSEERNNNGRTRSEEGYNNDRTRSEERNNNGRTRSEEGYNNDRTRNEEEKQKNEEMPLSPYEIENKNFEMYPSKCYEKNYIIRNGNPLKIQGRNSSIKLGTNHSDKIENTLKKNYKCIGKSYSEVAITSRGKEDLHNNRNSCSIFKTGSTYNHIVFINHKNVPFYFKVKKETELNTINTDNYDTVNIYIKGKNEIVRDRSKGIYNELPYSVHNNEKGIHDIIYDRNNNKNVLVNKKRNFVNDHVNIHENMYQRCINGTATKGIVDMHRTCANRLVRKEPRREEDVELEMPPEVERSDGPGKNINKSGHYKRSSCSKETFNRHDNVKRRRRCDESCENGTTADMSSASITGVASTTTASASTSHLRMITKEGLVLTNFNNNRGKTVLTAFPKNMGCKGKIEKCESYMREDSTYDNVDREANCRENNQNECNVRYKRKCGSNNIHVKKENIGKYSGLKEIQEKNRNACVDECVNSSHNEVKHTKECSSKCAINRGFDRELDCNLDHFNFECESRRTNLNNSLVSISANSTNDISRMDMSRKRLINKVIQTSKGENEIRKGLTKEYTQMHDLDNDAGIRDGSAFRKGMDIIDEKRKRYTMLYDMPYDMPCDMPCDMPCDMPCDNLYDKHNTNSSAYNFSFLSNSLDDKSSVKSEFFSEEERQKFDNINIIKKINEDFCYLNKNDKLNVIKILCNYRTYLKKILLYEYMKQDYSFEVETCIFYFDNISYNNGDHMDATRATSTATADNRATHTAIAAVDSVDSTTTTTSTNNGSGICENRNVGRTGWKFPNGVFETEHLMNEKTPECTKKKNNERIYKSCQDVENKERKKLIDKIKYYIEKIRALHQIINSYTKINHSNIDKMKSYIALIECIKKYPYSFYYNEVVSENEEENIEERIKEKSGKKAIQKYHLPKYGKIYEDTEERKKKHQIIMLYNGNNEYWRSKYTVQKNKEDEGFLDQANGNMWNETKYKSILKKSFRSYIKENITNDKNIVHSYAKGINNNVKDIRKRYYCTNFFFQYDK, encoded by the coding sequence ATGGACGAAGTAGATAAGTTGTTAACATATGACATTATTCATCAATACTTGCAAAAGAGTGGCAGCTATAACTTGATGGTGGGTAAGTACCACGAGATGCTAAAAATTAGAGAAGCGAAGAAGGAATACacagatattaaaaaagggtATAGTTCTTTTGATTTGGACATTTTAAGTCTTTATGAAGAAGTACTAGACGTTTTTCagcataataatttttttataaaagcaTGTAATTTAACCTTTTTCAAACTAAGCAAAAATGCATATCAGGGATGCATACATGTAATTTTTCTGGAAAATATATCGGAAATGAAAAGTGTGTGTatagtaaagaaaaatagcGAATTGAAAAGAATGATTGATTCAgcaagaaaaaagaataataatattccgCTTTCATATATggaaaaagacaaaaaacaGATTAAGCAAAACAATTACGTTCACAATTGCAAAGTTGAAGGGGATAAGGTATCAAATATAAGAGTTGCTTTAAAGGATACCTTTGactctttaattttttttattatggaCAAATACAAcataaagataaataataaccattcatttatagtaaaaaaagaagtatgtaattatatcatAACAAATGAAgaagtatataaatttttgaaaaattataattattatcaaatagatttaaataaattacaatttgatatttatgattattcctttgttttttataaaaatgttactCATTTCTctgatttttttaaatacatgaAAGATATACACTCATGTGCATATTTAATTTCCTTGTTTGTCAAAATAAttgcatataaaaataaaatacaaatatataattctcaattatttttttgtaaaaagaaCAATGAATGTATTTGTAATTTGTATATAAGTTTTGTTAAGAAAAACGAGAaagtttttcaaaaattattttttaatagtaaATTTGTAAGtatggaaaatattatacaatccaaaatttctttaattgagcaagtaaaaaaaaaaattatgaacagaaAAGATTTAACATATCCAGATGATGTGGTTATATGTtcttttgttaaatttttttatactttcaAATTATCAAGCCCAAAAAATTACACTTACAGAAGTCGAAGCCTTCAGCCTTGTGAGAAGAAGACGCTCAACAAATTAAGTCTTCACAATAGTCGACCAACTGGTCAGCATACAATTGAGTTCACCAATGACAAGAGGAGAAAACTAAATGGGATTGGCGCATTTAGTGGGGAAGGTTCTCATAATGCTGGAAGCGTTACTAATATGGGAAGTATCGTTAATGTGGAAAGCGCTAATAATGTAGGGAGCGTCATCAGTGAAGAACACGATATGATAGATGTGGGAAACAATGAGGAAGTCCACCTTATTAGCGCAACGAACAACGTTACAAATACTCGGAACGAAATCGAAGAGGGTGGGTGTATCGACGCGAATGGTACCATTAAAACTAGGAACTTGAACAGCATAAGCGTCCTATTAACAGAAAGTTctctaatatataaattaaacgAGGTCGAAGACAAGGAACATGAGTTTAACAAGGACGGTAAACAACTTGAAGGAGGAATTAATTGCAGTAGAACAAGGAGTGAAGGAGCATATAATAACAACAGAACGAGGAATGAAGAAAGAAACAATAACGGTAGAACGAGGAGTGAAGAAGGATATAATAATGACAGAACGAGGAGTGAAGAAAGAAACAATAACGGTAGAACGAGGAGTGAAGAAGGATATAATAATGACAGAACGAGGAGTGAAGAAAGAAACAATAACGGTAGAACGAGGAGTGAAGAAGGATATAATAATGACAGAACGAGgaatgaagaagaaaaacagaaaaatgaAGAGATGCCATTATCTCCCTatgaaatagaaaataaaaattttgaaatgtATCCCTCCAAatgttatgaaaaaaattatattataagaaaTGGTAATCCGTTGAAGATACAGGGAAGGAATAGCAGTATAAAACTTGGAACAAATCATAGtgataaaattgaaaatacgttaaaaaaaaattataaatgtattggTAAATCTTATTCTGAGGTGGCAATAACATCTAGAGGGAAAGAGGATCtacataataatagaaaCAGCTGTTCTATCTTTAAAACTGGAAGTACATATAAccatattgtttttattaatcatAAAAACGtaccattttattttaaagtaaaaaaggaaacagAGTTAAACACTATAAACACTGATAATTATGATacagtaaatatatacattaaaggAAAGAATGAAATCGTAAGAGATAGAAGtaaaggaatatataatgaattacCTTACAGTGttcataataatgaaaagggCATTCACGATATAATTTATGacagaaataataataagaacgTGTTAGTAAATAAAAAGCGCAATTTTGTCAATGATCATGTTAATATACATGAGAATATGTATCAAAGGTGCATAAATGGCACAGCAACAAAAGGAATAGTAGATATGCATAGGACCTGTGCAAACAGGCTAGTTCGGAAAGAACCACGAAGAGAAGAAGACGTGGAATTGGAGATGCCCCCTGAAGTGGAACGTTCCGATGGACCTGGAAAAAACATCAATAAATCAGGGCACTACAAAAGAAGCAGTTGCAGTAAAGAAACATTCAACAGACACGATAACGTGAAGAGGAGGAGGAGGTGCGATGAGAGCTGTGAAAATGGTACAACTGCTGATATGTCCTCTGCTTCTATAACTGGCGTTGCATCTACCACTACTGCTTCTGCTAGTACTTCCCACCTTCGTATGATCACAAAGGAAGGTCTTGTTCTTACAAATTTTAACAACAATAGAGGGAAAACTGTACTAACCGCGTTTCCTAAAAATATGGGGTGTAAAGggaaaattgaaaaatgcGAGAGTTACATGAGGGAAGATTCTACATATGACAATGTGGATAGAGAAGCAAATTGTAGGGAGAATAACCAAAATGAATGTAATGTTAGATATAAGAGGAAATGTGGTAGTAACAACATTCATGTAAAGAAGGAAAATATCGGAAAATACTCGGGATTAAAGGAGATACaggaaaaaaataggaaCGCATGCGTTGATGAGTGCGTAAATAGCAGTCATAACGAAGTGAAGCACACGAAGGAATGCAGTTCTAAATGTGCTATCAACCGTGGCTTTGACCGCGAATTAGACTGTAACTTGGACCACTTCAACTTCGAATGTGAGAGTAGAAGAACTAACTTGAACAATTCCCTCGTTTCCATTTCTGCTAATTCAACTAATGACATAAGTCGAATGGATATGAGTAGGAAAAGGCTTATTAATAAGGTAATTCAGACGAGTAAAGGAGAGAACGAAATCAGGAAGGGACTAACAAAGGAATATACGCAAATGCACGATTTAGACAATGACGCTGGTATTAGAGACGGATCTGCATTTAGAAAAGGGATGGATATAATtgatgaaaaaaggaaaagatacACAATGTTGTATGATATGCCGTATGATATGCCGTGTGATATGCCGTGTGATATGCCGTGTGATATGCCGTGTGATAACCTTTACGATAAACATAACACTAACAGTAGTGCATATAATTTCTCTTTTCTGTCTAACTCTTTGGATGATAAGTCCTCTGTTAAATCTGAATTTTTTTCAGAGGAGGAAAGACAAAAGtttgataatattaatataataaaaaaaattaatgaggatttttgttatttaaataaaaatgacaaattgaatgtgataaaaattttatgtaattacaGAACGTATTTGAAAAAGATTTTGCTGTACGAATACATGAAGCAGGACTATTCGTTCGAAGTAGAAACATGcatcttttattttgataaCATAAGCTACAATAATGGAGATCATATGGATGCGACTAGAGCTACCAGTACTGCCACTGCTGATAACCGTGCTACCCACACTGCTATCGCTGCTGTTGATTCTGTGGATAGCACTACCACCACTACTAGTACGAACAATGGTAGTGGCATATGTGAGAACAGAAACGTAGGACGAACCGGGTGGAAATTCCCCAATGGGGTATTCGAAACGGAGCATttaatgaatgaaaaaaCCCCAGaatgcacaaaaaaaaaaaataatgaaagaatatataaaagttgtCAAGATGTAGAGAataaagaaaggaaaaaactaattgataaaataaaatattatattgaaaaaataagagcACTGCACCAAATCATTAACTCATACACGAAAATTAACCATTCCAATATAGACAAGATGAAAAGTTATATAGCTTTAATTGAATGTATTAAGAAATATCCCTACAGCTTTTATTACAACGAAGTAGTGTCAGAGAACGAGGAAGAGAATATAGAAGAAAGGATTAAGGAAAAGAGTGGAAAAAAAGCTATTCAGAAATACCATTTACCAAAgtatggaaaaatatatgaagacACAGAGGAACGTAAGAAAAAACATCAGATCATTATGTTATACAATGGGAATAATGAATACTGGAGGAGCAAGTATACtgtacaaaaaaacaaagaggATGAGGGGTTCTTAGATCAAGCTAACGGAAATATGTGGAacgaaacaaaatataagagcatattaaaaaaaagctttAGAAGTTACATTAAGGAAAACATTACCAATGATAAGAACATTGTGCATAGCTATGCAAAAGGAATTAACAATAATGTAAAAGATATTAGGAAAAGATATTATTGCaccaattttttctttcaataTGATAAGTAG